In one window of Rhodopseudomonas palustris HaA2 DNA:
- a CDS encoding site-2 protease family protein, producing the protein MSDPLSTMMLVISVWALPLVIAITFHEAAHAYVARACGDNTAWMLGRVTLNPIKHIDPFGTVLLPLLLLAIQSPFLFGYAKPVPVNFRGLRNPRRDMILVAAAGPAINLALALIAAIAIRLIDLPGETGEWLMRNLANALLINVVLAIFNLIPIPPLDGGRIAVGLLPRVLGRPLARLEPYGMLILIGLVFLMPLAGLGGATQWIAQSSRYVVEAILRLTGNA; encoded by the coding sequence ATGTCGGACCCTCTTTCCACCATGATGCTGGTGATCTCGGTGTGGGCGCTGCCGCTCGTGATCGCGATCACCTTTCACGAGGCGGCGCACGCTTACGTGGCGCGGGCCTGCGGCGACAACACCGCATGGATGCTCGGCCGCGTCACGCTCAATCCGATCAAGCATATCGATCCGTTCGGGACGGTGCTGCTGCCACTGCTGCTGCTGGCGATCCAGTCGCCGTTCCTGTTCGGCTACGCCAAGCCGGTGCCGGTGAATTTTCGGGGATTGCGCAACCCGCGGCGCGACATGATCCTGGTGGCAGCGGCCGGCCCCGCGATCAATCTCGCGCTGGCGCTGATCGCCGCGATCGCCATCCGCCTGATCGACCTGCCCGGGGAGACCGGCGAATGGCTGATGCGCAATCTCGCCAATGCGCTGCTGATCAACGTCGTGCTGGCGATCTTCAACCTGATCCCGATCCCGCCCCTCGACGGCGGCCGGATCGCCGTCGGCCTGCTACCGCGCGTGCTGGGACGGCCGCTGGCGCGTCTCGAGCCGTACGGCATGCTGATCCTGATCGGGCTGGTCTTTCTGATGCCGCTCGCCGGCCTCGGCGGCGCGACGCAATGGATCGCGCAATCCAGCCGCTACGTCGTCGAGGCGATCCTGCGGCTGACCGGCAACGCTTGA
- a CDS encoding S1C family serine protease: MPPSVPPTRPPPDPQIRRAQRTDLLLRAAVIWLLLLATAWVAQPYLSSLWFSVSGPRTVTARGDLAPAETATIELFKRVSPSVVHVFAQSSRRSPSLFEQQQEGGVQSGSGVIWDAAGHVITNNHVIQGATALGARLSTGEFVTARVVGTAPNYDLAVLQLERPRAELRPIAIGSSSDLQVGQSAFAIGSPYGLEQTLTTGIVSALQRRLPTAAAHEVSGVIQTDAAINPGNSGGPLLDSAGRLIGLNTAIISGSGASAGIGFAIPVDSVNRIATALIKTGTVPVPGIGIIAADENEAARLGIDGVVVVRTLPGSPAARAGLTGASETGMVEDVIVGANGQEIHSMSDLAATLERVGIGNEVKLQVIRDGRARTINVEVTDIARLRRS, encoded by the coding sequence ATGCCCCCATCCGTCCCGCCGACCAGGCCTCCGCCCGATCCGCAGATCCGCCGGGCGCAGCGCACTGACCTGCTGCTCCGAGCCGCCGTGATCTGGCTGTTGTTGCTGGCAACGGCCTGGGTCGCGCAGCCTTATCTCTCGTCGTTGTGGTTCTCGGTGTCCGGGCCCCGGACCGTCACCGCCCGGGGTGATCTGGCCCCGGCGGAGACCGCGACCATCGAGCTGTTCAAACGGGTGTCGCCGTCGGTGGTGCACGTCTTTGCCCAGTCGAGCCGGCGCTCGCCGTCGCTGTTCGAGCAGCAACAGGAGGGCGGGGTGCAGTCCGGCTCCGGTGTGATCTGGGACGCCGCGGGCCACGTCATCACCAACAACCACGTCATCCAGGGCGCAACTGCACTGGGCGCGCGGCTGTCGACCGGCGAGTTCGTCACCGCGCGCGTGGTCGGCACCGCGCCGAACTACGACCTCGCGGTGCTGCAGCTCGAGCGACCGCGCGCCGAGCTGCGCCCGATTGCGATCGGCAGTTCGTCGGACCTGCAGGTCGGGCAGTCGGCGTTCGCCATCGGCAGCCCCTATGGTCTGGAGCAGACGCTGACCACCGGCATCGTCAGCGCGCTGCAGCGGCGGCTACCGACCGCGGCTGCCCATGAAGTCAGTGGCGTGATCCAGACCGATGCGGCGATCAATCCCGGCAATTCGGGCGGCCCCTTGCTCGACAGCGCCGGCCGCTTGATCGGCTTGAACACCGCAATCATTTCCGGATCGGGCGCTTCGGCCGGAATCGGCTTCGCGATCCCGGTCGATTCCGTCAATCGGATCGCCACCGCGCTGATCAAGACCGGCACCGTGCCGGTGCCCGGCATCGGCATCATCGCCGCCGACGAGAACGAGGCCGCCCGCCTCGGCATCGACGGCGTCGTCGTCGTGCGTACGCTGCCGGGCTCCCCGGCGGCACGCGCGGGGCTCACCGGCGCCAGCGAGACCGGCATGGTCGAGGACGTCATCGTCGGTGCCAACGGCCAGGAGATCCACAGCATGTCGGATCTCGCCGCGACGCTCGAACGCGTCGGCATCGGCAACGAGGTCAAGCTGCAGGTGATTCGCGACGGCCGCGCCCGGACCATCAACGTCGAGGTCACCGATATTGCCCGATTGCGGCGCAGCTAG
- a CDS encoding methyl-accepting chemotaxis protein: MLKLNRIGNKLGIAGLIGISLAIGMVVNQSITESKVKEATRIADVEAQVSEKALIAESEMRNMQLAVRGVRLSRSLKELDQRTSQFNEARDSQVKLLDAAISLAILPGDKDMFTELKKMNIEYAAGAGEQAEQHRRGLDLNLKRASLATEWDKKVAALKPVLGPGAALGNLREADGDFAAIRSIGWKYFVVDEKDYKAKMDGKISESAESLKRAAEQATDAGSKAALRDLEGLLATYAKTTSEAFAADTLKNSISRDRTVPIANKAAKMLRGAVEKSQQSVAEAKARTAAEIGWSGRLNLAFGAAIILVLIGSALFSFLGVARPLTRLNGALGEIAAGRLDVKIVGAERGDEIGDIGKTVGVIQANAEQKARDEVAAKAELDRELAQKRKQDMIRLADEFEGAIGEIVDTVSAASEELEASATSLTTTAERSQSLATTVASASEEASTNVQSVASATEEMSSSVNEISRQVQESARIAQEAVDQARLTNDRVEELAQAAARIGDVVELINTIAGQTNLLALNATIEAARAGEAGRGFAVVASEVKALAEQTAKATGEISQQINGIQSATEQSVAAIKEIGGTIGRMSEISSTIASAVEEQGAATQEISRNVQQAAYGTQQVSANITDVQRGATETGAASSQVLHAAQSLSGDSNRLKLEVERFLGTVRAA; this comes from the coding sequence ATGCTCAAGCTCAATCGAATCGGAAACAAACTCGGAATCGCCGGCCTGATCGGTATTTCTCTCGCGATCGGCATGGTGGTCAACCAGTCCATCACCGAATCGAAGGTGAAGGAGGCGACGCGGATCGCCGATGTTGAGGCGCAGGTTTCGGAGAAGGCGCTGATCGCCGAGTCGGAAATGCGCAACATGCAGCTCGCCGTGCGCGGCGTGCGGCTCTCGCGATCGCTCAAGGAACTCGATCAGCGCACGAGCCAATTCAATGAGGCCCGGGATTCCCAGGTCAAGCTGCTGGATGCCGCCATCTCGCTCGCGATTCTGCCGGGCGACAAGGACATGTTCACCGAACTCAAGAAGATGAACATCGAATATGCCGCCGGAGCCGGCGAGCAGGCCGAGCAGCATCGCCGAGGCCTTGATCTCAACCTCAAACGTGCGTCATTGGCCACCGAGTGGGACAAGAAGGTCGCGGCGCTGAAACCGGTGCTCGGCCCCGGTGCGGCGCTCGGAAATCTGCGCGAGGCGGACGGGGATTTCGCCGCCATCCGCTCGATCGGCTGGAAGTACTTCGTCGTCGACGAGAAAGACTACAAGGCCAAGATGGACGGGAAGATTTCGGAATCAGCCGAGAGTCTGAAGCGCGCCGCCGAGCAGGCGACGGACGCCGGTTCCAAGGCTGCGCTGCGCGACCTCGAGGGCCTGCTCGCGACCTATGCCAAGACGACGAGCGAAGCATTTGCTGCCGATACGTTGAAGAACAGCATCAGTCGCGACCGGACTGTTCCGATCGCCAACAAAGCCGCAAAGATGCTGCGCGGGGCGGTGGAGAAGTCGCAACAATCGGTGGCGGAAGCCAAGGCGCGGACGGCTGCGGAGATCGGCTGGTCGGGGCGGCTCAATCTCGCTTTCGGCGCTGCGATCATTCTGGTGCTGATCGGCTCCGCATTGTTCTCGTTCCTCGGCGTGGCCCGGCCCTTGACGCGGTTGAACGGCGCGCTCGGCGAGATCGCGGCGGGACGGCTTGACGTGAAGATCGTCGGCGCGGAACGCGGCGACGAGATCGGCGACATCGGCAAGACCGTGGGCGTGATCCAGGCCAACGCGGAACAGAAAGCCCGCGACGAAGTCGCGGCCAAGGCCGAGCTCGACCGCGAGCTCGCCCAGAAGCGCAAGCAGGACATGATCCGGCTCGCCGACGAATTCGAAGGCGCGATCGGCGAGATCGTGGACACGGTGTCCGCGGCCTCGGAAGAATTGGAAGCGTCCGCCACGTCGTTGACCACGACCGCGGAGCGGTCGCAGTCGCTCGCCACCACGGTGGCGTCGGCATCGGAAGAGGCCTCGACCAACGTTCAGTCGGTGGCGTCGGCGACCGAGGAAATGAGTTCTTCGGTCAATGAGATCAGCCGCCAGGTGCAGGAGTCGGCGCGGATCGCCCAGGAGGCGGTGGATCAGGCCCGATTGACCAACGACCGGGTCGAAGAGCTGGCTCAGGCCGCTGCACGGATCGGCGACGTTGTCGAACTGATCAACACCATCGCCGGGCAGACCAATCTGCTGGCGCTCAACGCTACCATCGAGGCGGCGCGTGCCGGCGAGGCCGGCCGCGGCTTCGCCGTCGTCGCCAGCGAGGTGAAAGCGCTCGCCGAGCAGACCGCCAAGGCGACCGGCGAGATCAGCCAGCAGATCAACGGCATCCAGTCCGCGACCGAGCAGTCGGTCGCCGCCATCAAGGAGATCGGCGGAACGATCGGGCGAATGTCGGAGATCTCGTCGACGATCGCTTCGGCGGTCGAGGAGCAGGGCGCCGCGACTCAGGAGATCTCACGCAACGTCCAGCAGGCCGCCTACGGCACGCAGCAAGTGTCGGCGAACATCACCGACGTGCAGCGCGGCGCGACCGAGACCGGCGCCGCGTCGTCCCAGGTGCTGCACGCCGCACAATC